From a single Candidatus Omnitrophota bacterium genomic region:
- a CDS encoding glucoamylase family protein, translating into MQFNFKKAGTAIFFSILFCVFLNTLSFAKEAPGKNFVPPLVLTDYSTESLITNAGSLSGGDEELPGTLYATIAVDNGFRRGESGAAVRLDYDVSKPGDYSFYWMKLGKQLRGKSDATQAIDLAQYNYISFWIKGTPDLSKVKVEMHQDVDTNGMFVFGKDISSFVYTNPYMNGNIDSNWKKVIIPLSAFAAIKDWSKTLELVFVFENKNDTPKGSVYIDDIIFGCRPSLTLPAEGAVEIKAPVEDSLKVNGVGSKQCLTFKGVNTMVINAQSIQDNPFIESVWFEYSVDKGTVWRTIGTDYDVSKRTYKVDWHPDNSRELSRHEVRAVASDIWGNEKHTNILIDCPVQPMSDDEFLDMIERKSFDFFNDHQDAKTGLFADTTGGGDASIASTGFGVAALCIGAQRGWITKEDAQKRVALALDAFLPSPDGHGPLAEGKYGFFYHFLNPHDGKRAGKSEISTVDTAILVAGALTAGEYFGGEIKTKAAQLYSRVEWDKFLSKDYPVKNMFSMGWSPERGFLESYWDYYTDEGVLITLLAIGSPTHSTGPEVFYAWTRQKGSYANGAEFIHSWHGALFSYQYANAWFNFQNMVDKQGVNWFENSTNATISNRQFCIDNSEKFKGFGPNSWGITSMARPEGYTMHFGPPPTGNGEPEYDGTLSPTGPAGSIVFTPYLSLSALKYMYLNYPKLWGQYGLRDSFNLDKNWYSPIYYGIGEAMILLPVENFRTGFIWKYFMKNVYIEEALKKAGFTKVQKRR; encoded by the coding sequence ATGCAGTTTAATTTCAAGAAAGCCGGGACGGCGATATTTTTTTCTATACTTTTTTGTGTCTTTTTAAATACATTATCCTTCGCCAAAGAAGCACCCGGCAAGAATTTCGTACCACCTCTGGTATTGACCGATTACAGCACGGAATCCCTGATCACTAATGCAGGTTCTCTAAGCGGCGGCGATGAAGAACTGCCGGGCACGCTCTACGCCACGATAGCGGTAGATAACGGTTTTAGGCGCGGGGAGTCCGGGGCCGCGGTAAGGCTGGATTATGACGTGTCAAAGCCCGGAGATTATTCATTTTACTGGATGAAGCTCGGTAAGCAGCTTCGCGGTAAATCGGACGCGACCCAGGCTATAGATCTCGCGCAATATAATTACATCTCTTTCTGGATAAAAGGCACCCCTGATTTAAGTAAGGTTAAAGTAGAGATGCACCAGGATGTAGATACTAATGGGATGTTCGTATTTGGGAAAGATATTTCCAGCTTTGTATATACCAACCCATATATGAATGGGAATATCGACTCCAACTGGAAGAAAGTCATTATACCATTATCGGCTTTTGCCGCTATAAAAGACTGGTCAAAGACACTGGAACTGGTATTCGTTTTTGAAAACAAGAACGATACCCCCAAAGGTTCCGTATATATAGACGATATAATCTTCGGTTGCAGGCCGTCGCTTACCTTGCCCGCGGAAGGTGCTGTTGAAATCAAGGCGCCTGTTGAGGATTCGCTTAAAGTTAATGGGGTCGGCTCGAAACAATGCCTGACGTTTAAAGGTGTAAATACTATGGTGATAAACGCCCAGAGTATTCAGGATAATCCTTTCATCGAAAGCGTGTGGTTCGAATACAGCGTTGATAAAGGAACTGTGTGGAGGACTATAGGCACTGACTATGATGTGTCCAAGAGAACATACAAGGTGGACTGGCATCCCGATAACTCAAGAGAGTTATCGCGCCATGAGGTCAGGGCGGTGGCATCGGATATATGGGGCAATGAAAAACACACTAATATTTTGATAGACTGCCCTGTCCAGCCTATGTCGGACGATGAATTCCTGGACATGATCGAACGCAAATCCTTCGATTTTTTCAATGACCACCAGGATGCTAAAACAGGGCTCTTCGCCGACACCACAGGCGGCGGGGACGCGAGTATAGCATCGACGGGTTTTGGGGTAGCCGCTTTATGTATAGGCGCCCAACGCGGCTGGATAACGAAAGAGGACGCGCAAAAAAGAGTTGCGCTTGCGCTTGACGCATTTCTTCCGAGCCCGGATGGTCATGGGCCTCTGGCCGAAGGCAAATACGGGTTTTTCTATCATTTTCTAAATCCACATGACGGTAAACGCGCGGGCAAGAGCGAAATATCCACGGTAGATACCGCTATACTTGTCGCCGGCGCTTTGACAGCCGGTGAATATTTTGGCGGTGAAATAAAGACCAAAGCGGCCCAGCTATATTCAAGGGTCGAATGGGATAAATTTTTAAGCAAAGATTATCCTGTGAAAAATATGTTCTCCATGGGGTGGTCGCCGGAAAGAGGATTTTTAGAGTCTTACTGGGACTACTATACGGACGAAGGAGTGCTGATAACGCTTCTTGCTATAGGCTCGCCTACGCATTCAACCGGGCCGGAAGTCTTTTACGCGTGGACAAGGCAGAAGGGCAGCTACGCAAACGGCGCGGAATTTATACATTCATGGCACGGAGCTCTGTTCTCTTATCAGTATGCCAACGCGTGGTTTAATTTTCAGAATATGGTGGACAAGCAGGGTGTGAACTGGTTTGAAAATTCCACTAATGCTACTATCTCAAACAGGCAGTTCTGTATAGACAACTCGGAAAAATTCAAAGGTTTCGGCCCAAACAGCTGGGGAATAACATCTATGGCCAGGCCCGAAGGATACACCATGCATTTTGGGCCTCCGCCTACAGGAAACGGTGAGCCGGAATATGACGGCACGCTTTCTCCTACGGGCCCGGCGGGTTCGATAGTATTTACTCCATATCTTTCGCTCTCGGCGCTTAAGTATATGTACCTGAACTATCCAAAACTCTGGGGCCAATACGGTTTAAGGGATTCGTTTAATCTGGATAAGAACTGGTACTCGCCCATATACTATGGGATAGGCGAGGCCATGATACTTCTACCGGTAGAGAATTTTCGTACCGGATTTATATGGAAGTATTTTATGAAGAACGTATATATAGAAGAAGCTCTGAAAAAGGCAGGATTTACCAAAGTGCAAAAACGGAGGTAA
- a CDS encoding glucoamylase family protein — protein MNKIRFTILAALLSFIILAPNALSENQNESCDVQLPYRTIIADFNKGGMSTNLQTEIGTWEMDPEDKAQGISASLDKNIKVNGSGNSLKVEYSVNSNKNAANGFWMQLRSIDASGYDHFEFWVKGDAPKGFTTVLKIEFKKIQPDDEGHEETIKGSYVVKGVTENWQKVSIPLNVMNGILNWKDIREFVVTFEKKRVDRLRGVLYFDDFAFVRTGSPGPSIRDVVKHKRMKTEYKVGTQEFVKFLISRLKGFPSKVYVSKRLPSDDKSLLREIALDTWKYFDNAVDKEYQLPLDNIGFHEKGVFTRETRIGDYTNITDVGVYLMCIVAAYDFKFITREEAIKRISLTLDSTDKLETYKGFHYNYYDITIFQRTSNFISFVDSGWFAAGVVVAKNAFPNELGARCQKLLDNMDFSFFYDLVEGTMYHGYYTNIDYYSEYHYGALYTETRAISYLAIGKGDVPKEHWFNLARTFSSDWLWQTQTPKGRHHKTYLGYSTEGGYYDYEGMKFVPSWGGGMFEALMPPIIVDEKRLAPKGLGINNERHAKIQIKHTLGKLAYPVFGMSPSCVPGGGYKEYGVKPLGVKGYKAGVVTPHATFLALEFAPKECIANIRKMLKNYKAYGEYGFYDAIDVKTGKVALQYLCLDQAMSFLALDNYLNDGAIRKRFSADPISKSAEELLKVEDFFN, from the coding sequence ATGAACAAGATAAGATTCACGATTCTTGCCGCGTTGCTTTCCTTTATTATCCTCGCTCCAAACGCTTTGTCCGAAAACCAGAATGAAAGCTGCGATGTACAGCTTCCTTACCGCACCATTATTGCCGATTTCAACAAAGGCGGGATGTCGACTAATCTACAGACAGAGATCGGCACCTGGGAGATGGACCCCGAAGATAAGGCTCAAGGTATCTCGGCCTCACTCGACAAAAATATCAAAGTAAACGGCTCCGGCAATTCTCTCAAAGTCGAATATAGCGTAAATTCAAACAAAAATGCCGCTAACGGCTTTTGGATGCAGTTAAGAAGTATTGATGCTTCCGGGTATGATCATTTTGAATTTTGGGTGAAAGGCGACGCGCCAAAAGGCTTTACAACGGTATTAAAGATAGAATTCAAAAAGATTCAACCCGATGATGAGGGACATGAAGAGACTATCAAGGGAAGCTATGTGGTTAAAGGCGTTACCGAGAATTGGCAAAAAGTATCGATACCGTTAAATGTGATGAACGGGATACTCAATTGGAAAGATATACGTGAATTTGTGGTGACTTTTGAGAAGAAGCGCGTCGATAGGCTGCGGGGGGTATTGTATTTCGATGATTTCGCGTTTGTAAGGACCGGAAGTCCGGGGCCCAGCATACGAGATGTGGTAAAGCACAAGAGGATGAAAACTGAATACAAGGTGGGCACCCAGGAATTCGTGAAATTTTTAATTTCAAGGTTAAAAGGCTTCCCTTCGAAAGTGTATGTCAGCAAAAGGTTGCCTTCCGACGATAAATCATTATTGCGCGAAATAGCTTTAGACACATGGAAATATTTTGATAATGCGGTAGATAAAGAATACCAGCTTCCGCTGGATAATATAGGTTTTCACGAAAAAGGCGTTTTTACCAGGGAGACGCGCATCGGCGACTACACAAACATTACCGATGTGGGAGTATACCTTATGTGTATAGTCGCGGCGTATGATTTTAAATTTATTACCAGAGAAGAAGCTATCAAAAGGATCAGCCTTACGCTCGACTCTACCGATAAACTGGAAACCTATAAAGGTTTTCATTATAACTATTACGATATAACGATATTTCAACGGACAAGTAACTTCATCTCTTTCGTGGACAGCGGATGGTTCGCCGCGGGAGTCGTGGTGGCCAAAAACGCTTTTCCAAATGAGTTGGGCGCAAGATGCCAGAAGTTGCTCGATAATATGGATTTCTCGTTCTTTTATGATCTTGTAGAAGGGACTATGTATCACGGTTACTACACAAATATAGATTATTATTCGGAATATCATTATGGCGCGCTATATACGGAGACAAGGGCCATAAGTTATCTTGCCATAGGAAAAGGCGATGTGCCTAAAGAGCACTGGTTTAATCTTGCCAGGACGTTTTCCAGTGACTGGTTATGGCAGACACAAACGCCAAAAGGCAGGCACCACAAAACTTATCTGGGATATTCTACAGAGGGCGGATACTATGATTACGAAGGCATGAAATTCGTGCCAAGCTGGGGCGGGGGCATGTTTGAAGCGCTTATGCCGCCCATAATAGTGGATGAGAAGCGCCTCGCGCCCAAAGGTCTGGGCATTAACAATGAAAGGCACGCCAAGATACAGATAAAGCATACGTTGGGAAAATTGGCGTATCCTGTATTTGGCATGTCGCCCTCATGCGTTCCGGGAGGCGGCTATAAGGAATATGGCGTAAAGCCTTTAGGGGTGAAAGGGTATAAGGCGGGTGTAGTTACGCCGCATGCCACGTTCCTGGCGCTTGAATTCGCGCCAAAAGAATGTATCGCTAATATAAGAAAGATGTTGAAGAACTATAAAGCGTATGGCGAGTACGGATTTTACGATGCTATAGATGTCAAGACCGGCAAGGTCGCGCTACAGTATCTATGTCTTGATCAGGCGATGTCATTTTTGGCGCTCGATAATTATCTTAATGACGGCGCGATAAGGAAGCGTTTTTCCGCGGATCCGATAAGTAAATCCGCCGAAGAGCTTCTCAAAGTAGAGGATTTTTTTAACTAG
- a CDS encoding carbohydrate ABC transporter permease: MKRLALGVVKKAFTYLFLILGAISMILPFFWMLSTSLKSYSSVFIFNISQIQWIPNPVYWGNYINVWKVVPFAQFYFNSLFVCAAVTIAQVGTSALAAYSFSRLKFPGREKIFFSYLATMMIPGSVTLIPVFVLMRIFGWIDTYNALIIPAAFSAYGTFMLRQFFMTIPRDLEDAAKIDGCNYWGIFRRVIMPLSKTALATLTVFVALGNWVSFMWPLLVTNSVEKRTLPVGLAYFQELYQYAQPDWGLLMAGSLVTMVPVMIIFIFSQKFFVEGIKLTGMKG, encoded by the coding sequence ATGAAGAGACTCGCTTTGGGTGTAGTCAAAAAGGCCTTCACATACTTATTTCTTATTCTTGGCGCAATTTCGATGATACTGCCTTTCTTCTGGATGTTATCGACTTCGCTTAAGTCGTATTCTTCGGTATTCATATTCAATATAAGCCAGATACAATGGATACCCAACCCGGTATATTGGGGCAACTACATAAACGTGTGGAAAGTAGTACCGTTTGCGCAGTTTTATTTTAACAGTCTTTTCGTATGCGCGGCTGTCACAATCGCGCAGGTCGGTACGAGCGCCTTGGCAGCTTATTCTTTTTCAAGGCTGAAGTTCCCCGGCAGAGAAAAAATATTTTTTTCATACCTCGCGACGATGATGATACCCGGCTCTGTTACCCTGATACCTGTTTTTGTCCTTATGAGGATATTCGGCTGGATAGATACTTATAACGCGCTGATAATACCTGCCGCGTTTTCCGCGTACGGGACTTTTATGCTAAGGCAGTTTTTTATGACTATACCGAGGGATCTCGAAGACGCGGCGAAGATAGACGGATGCAACTATTGGGGGATATTCAGACGCGTGATAATGCCGCTCTCCAAGACAGCGCTTGCCACATTGACGGTATTTGTAGCGCTTGGGAATTGGGTCAGTTTTATGTGGCCGCTACTTGTGACAAATTCGGTAGAAAAAAGGACGCTTCCGGTGGGGCTCGCGTATTTCCAGGAGTTGTATCAGTACGCGCAACCCGATTGGGGCTTGCTTATGGCGGGGTCTCTTGTTACAATGGTACCGGTGATGATCATATTCATATTCAGCCAGAAATTTTTTGTAGAAGGCATTAAATTAACAGGAATGAAGGGATAG
- a CDS encoding carbohydrate binding domain-containing protein, with product MFKRSICVAVLMAIFVSFAAAGSFAAQKPGELLIADFNSGEKPNSIGGDFGAWNKDPADFTQGCTEAFDTANRHGDSGFAMKLDYSVDSKNPAYNGFWMSLNGVDASKYDNLAFWVKGDSKTGYTTVFKVELKNAGKQIGRYYVTNVTDGWQEVVIPLSEFKGLTDLSNMSELVVVFEDRIASNKKGVIYLDDIRFAKNK from the coding sequence ATGTTTAAGAGGAGCATATGTGTCGCAGTTCTGATGGCGATATTCGTCAGCTTTGCGGCAGCTGGTTCTTTCGCGGCACAGAAGCCAGGCGAACTATTGATCGCCGACTTCAATTCTGGCGAAAAGCCAAATAGTATCGGCGGTGATTTTGGTGCATGGAATAAGGATCCCGCTGATTTTACGCAAGGCTGCACAGAGGCATTTGACACCGCCAACAGACATGGTGATTCAGGCTTTGCTATGAAGCTCGACTACAGCGTTGATTCCAAAAATCCGGCGTATAACGGATTTTGGATGTCTTTGAATGGCGTCGATGCTTCAAAATATGATAATCTTGCTTTTTGGGTGAAGGGTGACTCAAAGACAGGTTATACGACCGTGTTCAAAGTAGAACTGAAGAACGCGGGAAAGCAGATCGGCCGTTACTATGTTACAAATGTAACGGATGGCTGGCAGGAGGTAGTGATACCTTTGTCGGAATTCAAAGGCCTTACCGATCTTTCGAATATGAGCGAGCTCGTTGTCGTGTTTGAGGACAGGATAGCATCCAATAAAAAAGGTGTTATCTACTTAGACGATATCAGGTTTGCGAAGAACAAGTAA
- a CDS encoding tetratricopeptide repeat protein, which translates to MKKLITLVVAMLLLSVPVLAQEAKEAALDIDALALKIEDAQDCQASMDACKDAIGQCKAYDDYEKMVVQLKNIAAKKKDYKCPAALYYAIAKARVEELAYLTDKNDIESGRVYMSVNEKYYNEALENLDKADQINKSKDLALDIYFLRFSIFKELFQPQKVDAVFNEIVNRIASYSEEKSKNLAKLNEVSKKFGEKGMADYAMKLKFVYASKVDPDSAKMLAEDIRAGADKYLEEKNVKEALSTYDIYIQLAENYYDQDAMAAKIMDIAEKYFNKKRYKDAMKYYSMYLFKYGSSQVSDYASYKLALSYYSDRDYPNAVGKFEEFLKTYQNSVWFEKGFEALSRIYYETSDTEKAIENLQKLMDAYPRRETRDYAYLLMSILYYSKPDYDKALDALKKIQQDFPESAYINIVDTLIADTGDIKKGAAPSYSFGSKDVFRMWEAYMPISAAISAGDGAVTVDNKDAKPGELFITAKPGSKVTFTITGTEDLDRFNEYWQDKEDQSRLPREVKTGSEKDLVFFIWSCGDNGKFLDDKQASSRTWQAPDAPGDYIITINTGDIALVRPPDNGTRKDPAKTLTVYVTVEK; encoded by the coding sequence ATGAAGAAGTTAATCACTCTTGTAGTGGCTATGCTCTTATTGTCGGTTCCTGTCCTGGCTCAGGAAGCCAAAGAGGCCGCGCTTGATATAGACGCGCTGGCTCTGAAGATCGAGGACGCGCAGGATTGCCAGGCTTCGATGGACGCCTGCAAAGACGCTATCGGGCAATGCAAAGCTTACGATGACTATGAAAAGATGGTCGTCCAGCTGAAAAATATTGCCGCGAAGAAAAAGGACTACAAGTGCCCCGCCGCGCTGTATTACGCGATAGCCAAAGCGAGGGTAGAAGAACTCGCGTATCTTACCGATAAAAACGATATCGAGTCCGGCCGCGTTTATATGTCTGTCAACGAGAAGTACTATAATGAAGCACTGGAAAATCTCGATAAGGCGGATCAGATAAACAAATCAAAGGACCTGGCCCTCGATATATATTTCTTAAGATTCTCCATATTCAAGGAGCTTTTCCAGCCGCAAAAAGTGGACGCGGTTTTTAATGAGATAGTGAATAGAATCGCTTCTTATTCCGAAGAAAAATCCAAAAACTTAGCCAAGCTTAACGAAGTCTCCAAAAAGTTCGGCGAAAAAGGAATGGCTGATTACGCGATGAAACTGAAATTTGTCTATGCTTCCAAGGTCGACCCTGACAGCGCGAAGATGCTGGCTGAAGATATAAGGGCCGGCGCCGATAAGTATCTCGAAGAGAAGAACGTAAAAGAAGCTTTATCGACGTATGATATATACATTCAGCTTGCTGAAAATTATTATGACCAGGATGCGATGGCCGCGAAGATTATGGATATAGCCGAAAAATATTTTAATAAGAAACGTTATAAAGACGCGATGAAGTATTATTCAATGTATCTATTTAAATATGGCAGTTCTCAAGTGTCGGATTACGCGAGTTACAAGCTCGCTCTTTCATACTATAGTGATAGGGATTATCCGAACGCCGTTGGTAAGTTTGAGGAATTCCTGAAGACTTATCAGAACAGTGTGTGGTTCGAAAAAGGTTTCGAAGCTTTAAGCAGAATATATTATGAAACCTCGGATACCGAGAAAGCGATAGAGAACCTGCAAAAACTGATGGACGCGTATCCCCGCCGGGAAACGAGAGATTACGCGTACCTGCTTATGAGTATCCTGTATTACAGCAAGCCCGACTATGATAAAGCGCTCGATGCTCTCAAAAAGATACAGCAGGACTTCCCGGAGAGTGCCTATATTAATATAGTCGATACTCTGATAGCGGACACTGGCGATATAAAGAAGGGCGCCGCGCCCTCATATTCATTTGGCTCAAAGGATGTATTTAGAATGTGGGAGGCGTATATGCCCATAAGCGCCGCTATCAGCGCGGGCGACGGCGCTGTGACCGTTGATAATAAAGACGCGAAACCCGGAGAATTATTCATAACGGCGAAACCCGGCTCTAAAGTTACGTTCACGATCACAGGCACAGAGGATCTGGATAGATTCAATGAATACTGGCAGGATAAGGAAGACCAGTCAAGGCTTCCCAGAGAAGTAAAAACGGGATCTGAAAAAGATCTCGTGTTTTTTATATGGTCATGCGGCGATAATGGTAAATTTTTAGACGATAAACAAGCATCTTCCAGGACATGGCAGGCACCTGATGCGCCGGGAGATTACATTATTACAATAAACACTGGCGATATAGCATTGGTGCGTCCGCCCGATAATGGCACGAGAAAAGATCCGGCCAAGACGCTTACAGTATATGTCACGGTAGAGAAGTAA
- a CDS encoding sugar ABC transporter substrate-binding protein codes for MRLNKLLVFFVVIGSLTFLTGGCGGKKVVTAGGKTPVEIKVAFWGGPDEVRIMSGVIDEWQKSHPDIIVRLEHTPYRGYVDKLLTRIAGRSSPDIICTEVDLFVTFQSKDVLLDLSPYAAKDPEFDIEGFYPEIIDRFTVNGKLYAIPRDTAPFACIYYNKKLFDEAKIPYPTDDWNVSDLLDKAKALTKIDKDGRVTQYGFYAWAWPNFVYAFGGGLVDNVNNPKKCTLDSKKSLAGLEFYSDLINKYKVHPTSTAMTNLAMGVQGMFMTGRLAMFASGIWETPGLRKIDNFEWDIAMFPKGPNGQRAFGTGGSGYCILKDSKHPNEAFEVVKALSGRKGEAMLADAGLAQPAMVDVTRSEHWVLNDNPPSNKRMLDEAMKYVVYEPFHPAWREAEELYINPELDLVFNGKKSVEESVKSFIGKVNDLLK; via the coding sequence ATGAGGCTCAATAAATTACTCGTTTTTTTTGTTGTAATAGGTTCATTGACATTTTTAACAGGCGGCTGCGGTGGTAAAAAGGTTGTAACGGCAGGGGGAAAAACGCCTGTCGAGATAAAGGTCGCATTTTGGGGCGGGCCCGACGAAGTAAGGATAATGTCAGGCGTTATCGATGAATGGCAAAAGTCCCATCCGGATATAATCGTAAGATTGGAGCATACGCCGTACCGCGGCTATGTTGATAAGCTGTTGACAAGGATAGCAGGCCGCTCTTCGCCGGATATTATATGCACGGAAGTGGATCTATTCGTAACATTTCAGTCAAAAGATGTATTGCTCGATCTTTCTCCATATGCGGCCAAAGACCCCGAATTCGATATAGAAGGATTTTACCCCGAAATAATAGATAGATTTACCGTAAACGGAAAATTATACGCTATTCCCAGAGACACTGCGCCGTTTGCCTGCATCTATTACAATAAGAAGCTCTTTGACGAAGCGAAAATCCCGTATCCGACCGATGACTGGAACGTTTCCGATCTTCTTGATAAAGCGAAGGCCCTGACGAAGATTGACAAAGACGGCCGCGTAACGCAATATGGCTTTTATGCCTGGGCATGGCCGAATTTTGTATACGCGTTCGGCGGCGGCCTGGTTGACAACGTAAATAATCCGAAGAAGTGCACGCTTGATTCGAAGAAATCACTGGCGGGGCTGGAATTTTACTCCGACCTTATAAATAAGTATAAAGTGCATCCGACTTCTACGGCCATGACTAACCTTGCTATGGGCGTGCAGGGCATGTTCATGACAGGCCGCCTGGCGATGTTCGCGTCGGGTATATGGGAGACGCCGGGATTGAGGAAGATAGATAATTTTGAATGGGACATTGCGATGTTCCCCAAAGGCCCCAATGGGCAAAGGGCATTCGGGACAGGCGGCTCCGGATATTGTATACTTAAAGACAGTAAGCATCCGAATGAGGCATTTGAGGTAGTGAAGGCGTTATCGGGCAGGAAGGGCGAAGCGATGCTCGCCGATGCGGGGTTGGCGCAGCCGGCGATGGTGGATGTTACAAGAAGCGAGCACTGGGTATTGAACGACAATCCTCCGAGCAACAAGAGGATGCTCGATGAAGCTATGAAGTATGTCGTATATGAGCCTTTTCATCCCGCGTGGAGAGAGGCTGAGGAATTATATATAAACCCGGAGCTGGATCTGGTATTTAACGGCAAAAAATCAGTAGAAGAATCGGTAAAAAGCTTTATCGGTAAAGTAAACGATTTATTGAAGTAG
- a CDS encoding carbohydrate binding domain-containing protein: MGRMLLVFALILILTVPAALTGCGQKQEVAQAPVIKPMEVTSEDEEADIEEEDLSANMPAAAAPAVSGSVKTVTESAIDKASAIQESQEKFNVQPAAAAAVEAPKPSEMLVLADFDSGEKPNNVGGNFGAWNKDPSDPTQWCKEGFDNVVRHGDKGFAMKLNYCVDSPNPAYNGFWMMLPNLDASKYDTINLWVKGDTDLGYTTVFKIEIKNAAKQTGRYYISNASDQWQQISIPLSEFKSLIDRTNLTEFVIVFEDRMATNKKGAIYIDDITFTKK; this comes from the coding sequence ATGGGCAGGATGTTGTTAGTTTTCGCATTAATTCTAATATTGACGGTACCGGCAGCATTAACCGGTTGTGGCCAGAAGCAGGAGGTAGCGCAGGCTCCTGTAATAAAGCCGATGGAAGTTACCTCTGAAGACGAAGAGGCGGATATCGAAGAGGAAGATCTTTCGGCGAATATGCCCGCGGCCGCGGCGCCTGCGGTGTCCGGCAGCGTGAAGACGGTTACTGAATCGGCTATAGATAAAGCGTCAGCAATACAGGAGAGCCAGGAAAAGTTTAACGTCCAGCCGGCAGCTGCCGCGGCGGTTGAGGCGCCGAAGCCGTCAGAAATGCTTGTCTTGGCGGATTTTGACTCGGGAGAAAAACCGAATAACGTGGGCGGTAACTTCGGGGCATGGAACAAAGATCCGTCTGATCCCACGCAGTGGTGCAAGGAGGGCTTTGACAACGTGGTCCGGCACGGCGATAAAGGTTTCGCGATGAAGCTCAATTACTGCGTCGATTCTCCGAACCCGGCTTACAATGGTTTTTGGATGATGTTGCCCAATTTAGACGCGTCCAAATATGATACGATTAACCTTTGGGTAAAAGGCGACACGGATTTAGGGTACACGACAGTATTCAAGATAGAGATCAAAAACGCCGCCAAGCAGACGGGCCGTTACTATATTTCTAATGCAAGTGATCAATGGCAGCAGATTTCTATACCCCTGTCGGAATTTAAGAGTCTCATAGACAGGACAAATTTGACAGAGTTTGTCATAGTTTTTGAGGATAGGATGGCCACGAACAAGAAGGGCGCCATCTACATAGACGATATCACCTTTACCAAGAAATAG
- a CDS encoding sugar ABC transporter permease codes for MLKSSTKEAIAGYIFLLPNFFGFLVFTLIPVLLSLVLSLVNWDMLSIPKFVGLDNFINLLGFHVEAGRWTANDPLFWKCVGNTLFLMLIIPIEMVAALLLALSMNQKIIGIKSFRFLYFLPTITNGVAICLLWAWIYNSDFGLLNSMIIKFGEFINITLRGIPWLTSTEWSKPSLMIMGLWVAMGGYNMILFLAALQGVPRELYEAAEIDGADGWQKFWAITWPMISPTTFFIAIMAIIGGFQGGFMQAYVMTGGGPNRSTTTLEYLIYNHLYSWQHVGYSAAIAWFVFVIVFLITLFNWRYGGKLVQYHHY; via the coding sequence ATGCTTAAGAGCTCCACAAAAGAAGCCATAGCCGGGTATATTTTTCTTTTACCCAATTTTTTTGGGTTCCTTGTGTTTACCCTCATACCTGTCCTGCTTTCACTCGTATTGAGTTTGGTAAATTGGGACATGTTGTCGATCCCTAAATTCGTAGGCCTGGATAACTTTATAAATTTACTCGGGTTCCATGTGGAAGCGGGTAGATGGACTGCCAACGACCCATTGTTCTGGAAATGCGTCGGTAATACGCTCTTTCTTATGCTCATTATACCTATAGAGATGGTGGCGGCGCTCCTATTGGCGCTGTCAATGAACCAGAAAATTATCGGGATAAAGTCGTTCAGATTTCTGTATTTTCTTCCTACGATAACTAATGGCGTGGCCATATGTCTTTTGTGGGCATGGATATATAATAGCGATTTCGGGCTGTTAAATTCCATGATTATAAAGTTTGGCGAGTTTATAAATATAACGCTAAGGGGCATACCCTGGCTTACATCGACCGAATGGTCCAAGCCATCGTTGATGATAATGGGCCTATGGGTGGCGATGGGCGGATACAATATGATATTGTTTCTCGCGGCGCTTCAGGGGGTGCCGCGTGAGTTGTATGAAGCCGCTGAAATAGACGGTGCCGATGGCTGGCAGAAATTTTGGGCGATAACCTGGCCCATGATAAGCCCGACCACATTTTTTATAGCCATAATGGCGATAATAGGCGGGTTTCAGGGTGGTTTTATGCAGGCATATGTGATGACAGGCGGCGGCCCAAATCGTTCAACGACGACGCTTGAGTACCTTATATATAATCATCTATATAGCTGGCAGCACGTAGGTTATTCCGCGGCTATAGCCTGGTTTGTGTTCGTTATAGTATTTTTGATAACGCTTTTTAACTGGCGTTACGGCGGAAAGCTTGTGCAGTATCATCATTACTAA